In Anaerolineales bacterium, the following proteins share a genomic window:
- the dnaN gene encoding DNA polymerase III subunit beta — protein MKVTVLQENLARGLGIVSKAVSPRSTLPVLANVLIASDEGRLRLSATNLEMGITCWIPARIEEEGSTTVPARTFSDLVSTLPSDQVMLKLDAQTQTLNVRGGTSTNDIKCIDAQEFPPLPVPDLDGAVQINSGDFREMIHQVVFAASSDEARPVLMGVLIQVDKDKLTMAAADGFRLSVRKAVLSTLSAAPVSAIVPAQALRELARVASDGDEPIYMALPKGRGQVVFRVKDVEVVSQLIDGTFPDFQQIIPRSYKSRTLVSTSSLLKACKQAEIFAREGSNVARFNIKTAQSDMQPSEVEISATSEETGKNETIVEATVDGGGLLIAFNVKFLREALEVIRTPNVALETSAPNAPGVVKPVGDDQFLHVIMPMHLG, from the coding sequence ATGAAAGTGACTGTGCTTCAAGAAAATTTAGCCCGCGGCTTGGGCATTGTTTCGAAAGCGGTTTCGCCGCGCAGCACCTTGCCTGTGCTTGCGAATGTGTTGATCGCATCCGACGAGGGGCGGCTGCGACTCTCCGCGACGAATCTCGAAATGGGAATCACCTGTTGGATTCCCGCGCGCATCGAAGAGGAAGGCTCGACGACCGTGCCTGCGCGCACGTTCTCCGATCTGGTCAGCACATTGCCGAGCGACCAGGTGATGTTGAAACTCGACGCGCAAACGCAAACGCTCAACGTGCGCGGCGGAACGTCCACGAACGACATCAAGTGCATTGATGCGCAGGAGTTCCCTCCATTGCCCGTGCCCGATCTCGACGGCGCGGTGCAGATCAACAGCGGCGATTTCCGTGAGATGATTCATCAAGTTGTTTTTGCGGCGTCGTCAGATGAGGCACGACCCGTTTTGATGGGCGTGCTGATTCAAGTGGATAAGGACAAGCTGACGATGGCCGCGGCAGACGGATTCCGACTCTCCGTGCGGAAAGCGGTTCTGTCCACACTTTCGGCTGCCCCAGTTTCGGCGATCGTTCCCGCTCAGGCGCTGAGAGAGTTGGCGCGCGTCGCCTCCGATGGCGATGAACCGATCTACATGGCGCTTCCCAAAGGACGCGGGCAGGTCGTCTTCCGCGTGAAAGACGTGGAAGTGGTTTCGCAACTGATTGACGGCACGTTCCCCGATTTTCAACAGATCATCCCGCGTTCGTACAAGTCGCGCACACTGGTTTCGACTTCATCGTTGTTGAAAGCCTGCAAACAAGCGGAAATTTTTGCGCGCGAAGGCTCGAACGTGGCGCGCTTCAACATCAAGACCGCGCAAAGCGATATGCAACCCAGCGAAGTGGAGATTTCTGCCACCTCCGAAGAGACTGGCAAGAACGAAACAATAGTTGAGGCAACGGTAGACGGCGGCGGATTGCTCATCGCGTTCAATGTGAAATTTTTACGCGAAGCCCTCGAAGTGATTCGCACTCCGAACGTCGCGCTGGAAACCTCCGCGCCGAACGCGCCTGGCGTGGTCAAGCCTGTGGGCGATGACCAGTTCCTGCATGTGATCATGCCGATGCATCTCGGTTAG
- a CDS encoding rhodanese-like domain-containing protein, translated as MTKTRISLAISILLATLACNALFPAEVTSTPVVIFEPTNPSQPLDLPITEADVPRVPLEVAYTAYTSGAAIIVDVRSLDNYNESHVPNALSIPLEEFETNIANVELDKDQWIITYCT; from the coding sequence ATGACTAAAACCCGAATCTCCCTTGCCATCTCCATCCTCCTCGCGACACTCGCGTGCAACGCGTTATTTCCAGCCGAGGTAACCTCAACCCCAGTGGTTATCTTCGAGCCGACGAACCCATCCCAACCATTGGACTTACCAATCACCGAAGCCGACGTGCCGCGTGTGCCGCTTGAGGTCGCGTACACCGCTTATACGTCCGGCGCGGCGATCATCGTGGATGTGAGAAGCTTGGATAACTATAACGAGAGTCATGTGCCCAACGCGTTATCCATTCCGTTGGAAGAGTTCGAGACGAACATTGCGAATGTGGAACTCGACAAAGACCAATGGATTATCACTTACTGTACCTGA
- a CDS encoding M3 family oligoendopeptidase, with protein MTISAPRWDMTNVYPSLESKEFKNAMKDYISLLDKFEKFYKSKLTKASAKTKSKELGALLGKAVDQFNAIYELGGTISAFIESFVTTDSRDKTANRLLSEYEQVRVRQSNLNTQFSAWVGTLGKKLDEAVATNPSAKAHAFGLKETRDQAKYLMSEAEEMLAAEMSLSGGNAFGKLQGTVTSQLSVDFELDGKLQKLPMPALINLRTHPDEATRHRAYDAENQAWEGVKETLAATLNGVKGETNTLWKKRGRKDALHAAIDFARMDRKTLDAMMGAMKDSFPMFRKYYKAKAKKLGNPSGKLAWWDIFAPLGKTDKVYSYNEARDFILKYFGEFSPDLRDMAATAFAKNWIDAEQRDGKRGGAFCMGVPAVKESRVLANYDGSFNQVSTLAHELGHAFHNYCAYKAGKTELQQNTPMTLAETASIMCETIVTEAALATTKDPQEKLAVLEAQIENAGQVIVDIYSRFLFEKEVMERREKSELSADDLCEIMERAQKATYGDGLDERYLQKFMWTWKPHYYSPGFSFYNFPYAFGLLFATGLYAIYQKRGADFVPDYMNLLASTGEAPAAKLAKRFGIDITQKKFWQDSLAIIGKQIDRFCEIG; from the coding sequence ATGACTATTTCCGCCCCTCGTTGGGATATGACCAACGTCTACCCCTCGCTCGAATCAAAAGAATTCAAGAACGCCATGAAGGATTACATCAGCCTATTGGATAAGTTCGAGAAATTCTACAAAAGCAAACTGACCAAAGCCAGCGCGAAGACCAAATCGAAGGAACTCGGCGCGTTGCTCGGCAAAGCCGTGGACCAGTTCAACGCGATCTACGAACTTGGCGGAACGATCAGCGCCTTCATTGAATCCTTCGTCACTACCGATTCGCGCGACAAAACCGCCAATCGCCTACTTTCCGAATACGAGCAGGTGCGGGTACGGCAGAGCAACCTCAACACGCAGTTCAGCGCGTGGGTGGGAACGCTCGGCAAAAAACTCGATGAAGCCGTCGCGACAAATCCCTCGGCTAAGGCGCACGCCTTCGGACTCAAAGAGACGCGCGACCAGGCAAAATATTTGATGAGCGAAGCGGAGGAAATGCTCGCCGCGGAAATGTCGCTCAGCGGCGGCAACGCCTTCGGCAAATTGCAGGGGACGGTCACCTCGCAACTTTCTGTGGACTTCGAGCTGGACGGCAAACTTCAAAAGTTGCCCATGCCCGCGCTGATCAACCTCCGCACGCATCCCGACGAGGCGACGCGTCATCGCGCCTACGACGCGGAGAACCAAGCGTGGGAGGGAGTCAAAGAAACGTTAGCCGCGACCCTCAACGGCGTCAAAGGCGAGACGAACACACTCTGGAAAAAACGCGGGCGCAAGGACGCGCTCCACGCCGCGATTGACTTTGCGCGCATGGACCGCAAGACCCTCGACGCGATGATGGGCGCGATGAAAGATTCGTTCCCGATGTTTCGCAAGTATTACAAGGCGAAGGCGAAGAAACTCGGCAACCCTTCGGGAAAACTGGCGTGGTGGGACATCTTCGCCCCGCTCGGTAAAACGGACAAGGTTTATTCGTACAACGAAGCGCGCGACTTTATCCTGAAATACTTCGGCGAATTCTCTCCCGACTTGCGCGACATGGCGGCGACCGCGTTCGCAAAAAATTGGATCGACGCGGAACAACGCGACGGCAAGCGCGGCGGCGCGTTCTGTATGGGAGTCCCTGCGGTGAAGGAAAGCCGCGTCCTCGCCAACTACGACGGTTCGTTCAATCAGGTCAGCACGCTCGCGCATGAGTTGGGTCACGCGTTCCATAACTATTGCGCCTACAAAGCGGGCAAGACCGAACTGCAACAAAACACGCCGATGACCTTGGCAGAGACCGCTTCGATCATGTGCGAAACTATCGTCACCGAAGCGGCGCTTGCCACCACAAAAGATCCGCAGGAAAAACTTGCGGTTCTCGAAGCGCAGATCGAAAACGCGGGTCAGGTGATCGTGGACATTTACTCGCGCTTCCTCTTTGAAAAGGAAGTGATGGAACGCCGCGAAAAATCGGAACTCTCCGCCGACGATCTCTGCGAGATCATGGAACGCGCCCAAAAAGCCACCTACGGCGACGGACTCGACGAACGCTATCTGCAAAAATTCATGTGGACGTGGAAGCCGCATTACTACTCGCCCGGCTTCTCGTTCTACAACTTCCCCTACGCGTTCGGTTTGCTGTTTGCCACCGGCTTGTACGCGATCTATCAGAAACGCGGCGCAGACTTTGTGCCAGATTATATGAACCTGCTTGCCTCCACCGGCGAAGCGCCCGCCGCAAAACTCGCCAAACGTTTCGGCATTGACATCACGCAGAAAAAATTCTGGCAGGACAGCCTCGCTATCATCGGCAAACAGATCGATCGGTTTTGTGAGATAGGTTGA